From the genome of Perca fluviatilis chromosome 1, GENO_Pfluv_1.0, whole genome shotgun sequence, one region includes:
- the ptpn9b gene encoding tyrosine-protein phosphatase non-receptor type 9, producing MAEALTTQEQLAVEEFLGEVRSREQPHSAGLVSQPTAVKFLMARKFDVSRAIDLFQAYKNTRIKEGIININPDEEPLRSELLSGKFTVLPGRDAKGAALALFTARLHRPDVTTHKAVLQAIIYQLDKAIESVQTQRDGLIFIYDMTNSSYGNFDYELCVKILNLLKGAFPARLKCVFIVSSPLWFRAPFAVLRLFVREKLRERVCTVKAHELASHIPVSSIPEHLGGTSQYSHVAWIQSCVNTHTNTVQGDTQEHDTQDCVGSLLRSYSLECSNTSAGTTLSHTQINTQLGSKLAVANSNCYDDSNANPHNHCGVADGRTQGQGLYQQSPQSAANRPQGNHQHWNGSAVSVANMAVSGSSPNANVNGRGRQAPPQSDTPPDTPHSQKVDGDAVDVEATDSAHSSQNDDVKEEDDEEEEGVPPLPQKSLPRPPHHPTSQSPPLSSSWGPDDEDSCMEASVHMPEHGGMTVHDLVEHVKRKKKKGIYQEYEEIRKEPPAGAFDYSKKLSNQIKNRYSDVLCLDQSRVRLCQLCDDEDETSDYINASFMDGYKRSNAYIATQGPLPKTFGDFWRMVWEQMVLIIVMTTRVVERGRVKCGQYWPLEEGRTEQHGYFLVRNTHIQVFQDFKLSHLELYNTQSGERREVYHYLYVSWPDFGVPKSASAMLDFREHVLQRREAAVQSLGSSWTGPPGGPPVVVHCSAGIGRTGTFCTLDICLSRLEDIATVDIRQTVRRMRTQRAFSIQTWDQYYFCYTAVIEYAQRHGKLSPVQWSDSDLETDSE from the exons ATGGCGGAAGCCCTGACAACTCAGGAGCAGCTG GCTGTGGAGGAGTTCCTGGGTGAGGTGCGTAGCAGGGAGCAGCCTCACAGCGCTGGGCTCGTGTCCCAACCAACAGCTGTAAAGTTTCTTATGGCCCGCAAGTTTGACGTCTCAAGAGCCATCGACCTCTTCCAAGCATATAAG AACACAAGAATCAAAGAGGGCATCATCAATATCAACCCTGACGAGGAGCCCCTACGCTCTGAGCTCCTGAGTGGCAAATTTACAGTCCTG CCCGGTAGGGATGCAAAGGGTGCAGCTCTAGCGCTCTTCACTGCTCGTCTCCATCGGCCAGACGTCACCACCCACAAAGCTGTGCTGCAGGCCATCATCTATCAGCTGGACAAAGCCATAGAGAG TGTACAAACTCAAAGAGACGGACTTATATTTATCTACGACATGACCAACTCCAGCTATGGCAACTTTGACTATGAGCTCTGTGTCAAGATCCTCAATTTGCTCAAG GGGGCATTTCCAGCTCGTCTAAAATGTGTCTTCATTGTTTCATCGCCTCTTTGGTTTCGAGCACCTTTCGCGGTCCTTCGCCTATTTGTGCGTGAGAAGCTGAGAGAGAGG GTGTGCACAGTGAAAGCTCATGAGTTGGCCAGTCACATCCCAGTCTCCTCCATCCCTGAACACCTGGGTGGGACCTCCCAATATAGCCATGTGGCTTGGATCCAGTcctgtgttaacacacacacaaacactgttcaGGGTGACACACAAGAACATGACACACAAGACTGTGTGGGAAGCCTTCTGCGCTCCTACAGCTTAGAGTGCAGCAACACAAGCGCAGGCACTACACTGTCACACACCCAAATAAATACACAGTTAGGTTCCAAGCTAGCCGTGGCTAACTCTAACTGCTACGATGATAGCAATGCTAACCCACATAACCACTGCGGTGTGGCGGACGGCAGGACTCAAGGACAAGGACTGTACCAGCAGAGCCCACAGTCTGCTGCAAACAGGCCGCAGGGGAACCACCAACACTGGAACGGCTCAGCAGTGAGCGTGGCCAACATGGCTGTTAGTGGCTCTAGCCCCAACGCTAACGTGAACGGTCGTGGCCGACAAGCCCCTCCCCAGTCCGACACGCCCCCGGACACACCGCATTCCCAGAAAGTTGATGGAGATGCAGTGGATGTTGAGGCAACGGACTCTGCCCACAGTTCTCAGAATGACGATGTAAAGGAGGAGGATgacgaggaagaggaaggggtgCCTCCGTTGCCCCAGAAATCTTTGCCtcgccccccccaccaccctaCCTCCCAGTCCCCACCCCTGTCTTCATCATGGGGTCCTGATGATGAGGACAGCTGCATGGAGGCTTCTGTTCACATGCCAGAGCATGGAGGCATGACGGTTCATGAtctggtggaacatgtgaagagaaagaagaagaaggggatTTATCAGGAGTACGAAGAGATCCGGAAGGAGCCACCAGCAGGCGCCTTTGACTACTCCAA GAAACTGTCCAATCAGATAAAGAACAGGTACAGTGATGTTCTCTGCCTGGACCAGTCACGGGTGCGACTCTGCCAGCTCTGTGATGACGAGGATGAG ACATCCGATTACATTAATGCTAGTTTCATGGATGGCTACAAGAGGAGCAACGCCTACATCGCAACTCAGG GTCCTTTGCCAAAAACCTTTGGTGACTTCTGGCGCATGGTGTGGGAACAGATGGTACTTATCATTGTCATGACCACCAG AGTGGTGGAGCGCGGGCGTGTCAAGTGTGGTCAGTACTGGCCTCTTGAGGAGGGCAGGACTGAGCAGCACGGCTACTTCTTGGTCAGGAACACACACATCCAGGTGTTTCAGGACTTCAAACTCTCCCATCTTGAACTTTATAACACACAG TCTGGAGAGAGACGGGAGGTGTACCACTACCTTTATGTCAGCTGGCCAGACTTCGGGGTGCCCAAAAGTGCTTCTGCTATGTTGGACTTCCGTGAGCATGTACTTCAGAGAAGGGAGGCTGCAGTCCAGAGCTTGGGCTCCAGTTGGACGGGGCCTCCAGGGGGTCCCCCTGTGGTTGTGCACTGCAGTGCCGGCATTGGCCGCACAG gCACGTTCTGTACACTGGACATCTGCCTGTCCCGGCTGGAGGACATTGCCACAGTAGATATCCGTCAGACGGTGAGGCGGATGCGTACACAGAGGGCTTTCAGCATCCAGACCTGGGACCAGTACTACTTCTGCTACACAGCAGTCATCGAGTACGCCCAGCGCCATGGGAAACTGAGCCCAGTGCAGTGGTCTGACTCAGACCTAGAGACTGACAGCGAGTGA
- the adamtsl7 gene encoding thrombospondin type-1 domain-containing protein 4, with translation MAGLWQQLSSLQQGRALALLHLIGLLYSTSGAFTWDTSLPPLKEFQVVRGNFSRTFLRVGYHKIAKIPAGARNISVRETIKSRNYLALQTQSGVSIINGDWMINRPGIFLAVGTQLTYQRPNEIRSRNGESITAPGPLTEDLHVYLIYQQPGPSVYYEYIVPFQNTPPTPEPDPPSDSLPLVGPSQSGEKDHRGDVTNNIIKEKPHPNQVSSDPSMNSDPRPTYTWTKSGRTECSTTCGNGRRPVLWECVDKDSQVTVPADLCDPALEPPNREEDCNTQSCLAYWDVGEWSECSRRCGPGTQHRQVICRQVTHVHTNGTETSVTMAQEQCGSSDRPVTKSICQLKICSQWEIQSEWSPCSVPCGVGQRSREVVCVSNQGDVEEDEECNMNLKPDTLQNCDMGACASSWFTSLWSQRCSAECGKGKQTRTAVCLIGHGTDLPLDSCEGERPPEVTVCDSGPCQNRLEWYTGPWGQCSAECGNGTQTRSVACIFNNDGRMEVVDQLQCSNVSQPITSQPCRLKPCGVQWYFTEWSACSSSCNGGYRVREVRCLANNITPSDRCDPSLSPKSREECNKQPCGAEINPSCSDQYHNCMVVVQARLCVYPYYRSVCCAACSRAHKTYPNSYLKNHIRR, from the exons ATGGCTGGATTGTGGCAGCAGCTTAGCTCCCTGCAGCAGGGTCGAGCTCTGGCTCTCCTCCACCTCATCGGTCTTCTCTACTCTACCTCGGGTGCTTTTACCTGGGATACCAGCCTTCCCCCTCTGAAG GAGTTTCAGGTGGTGAGGGGGAATTTCTCTAGGACTTTCCTCCGCGTTGGCTACCATAAGATTGCAAAGATTCCTGCAGGAGCACGCAACATCAGCGTACGGGAGACAATAAAGAGCCGAAACTACcttg ctctgcagaCCCAAAGTGGTGTCTCCATCATCAATGGCGACTGGATGATTAACAGGCCGGGGATCTTCCTTGCTGTTGGAACACAGCTGACGTACCAGAGACCCAATGAAATCCGCTCTCGCAACGGAGAGTCCATCACTGCACCCGGGCCCCTGACTGAGGACCTGCATGTATAT TTGATTTACCAGCAACCAGGTCCCAGTGTATACTATGAATACATTGTGCCTTTTCAAAACACACCCCCCACTCCTGAGCCAGATCCACCTTCTGATAGTCTGCCACTGG TAGGCCCATCCCAATCAGGTGAGAAGGACCACAGAGGTGACGTCACAAACAACATCATCAAAGAGAAACCCCACCCTAACCAGGTTAGCTCTGACCCCAGCATGAACTCTGACCCTCGGCCCACCTACACCTGGACAAAGAGTGGGCGCACAGAGTGCAGCACGACCTGTGGCAATG GCAGGCGTCCGGTACTCTGGGAGTGTGTTGACAAAGATTCCCAGGTGACTGTTCCTGCTGACCTCTGTGACCCTGCCCTTGAACCACCAAACCGGGAAGAAGACTGCAACACCCAGTCCTGTCTTGCATA CTGGGACGTCGGGGAGTGGTCCGAGTGCAGCAGGAGGTGTGGACCCGGCACTCAGCACCGCCAGGTCATCTGCCGACAGGTTACTCACGTTCATACCAATGGGACGGAGACCTCGGTGACCATGGCACAAGAGCAGTGTGGGTCGTCTGACAGGCCGGTGACCAAGTCCATATGTCAGCTGAAGATTTGCAGCCAATGGGAGATACAATCTGAGTGGAGCCCG TGTTCAGTGCCATGTGGAGTGGGTCAGCGCAGCAGGGAAGTGGTGTGTGTGAGCAACCAGGGTGATGTGGAAGAGGATGAGGAGTGCAACATGAACCTAAAGCCAGACACACTACAGAACTGTGACATGGGAGCCTGTGCAAGCAGCTGGTTCACCTCCCTCTGGAGCCAACGG TGCTCTGCAGAGTGTGGTAAAGGCAAACAAACCCGTACGGCAGTGTGTCTGATAGGTCATGGGACTGATCTCCCATTGGATAGCTGTGAAGGGGAACGTCCACCAGAAGTGACAGTGTGTGACTCAGGCCCCTGCCAGAACCGCCTGGAGTGGTACACCGGACCCTGGGGTCAG tgttCTGCAGAGTGCGGCAATGGCACACAGACCCGGAGTGTGGCTTGTATTTTCAACAACGATGGTCGTATGGAGGTTGTTGACCAGTTACAATGTTCCAATGTCTCTCAGCCAATCACATCTCAGCCCTGCAGACTGAAGCCATGCGGTGTCCAGTGGTATTTCACAGAGTGGAGTGCG TGTTCAAGCTCCTGCAACGGAGGCTACCGTGTGCGTGAGGTGCGTTGTCTTGCGAACAACATCACCCCAAGCGATCGCTGTGACCCCAGTTTGTCCCCAAAGAGCCGAGAAGAGTGCAACAAACAACCTTGTGGAGCTGAAATAA ATCCATCATGCAGCGACCAGTACCATAACTGTATGGTGGTGGTTCAAGCCCGACTGTGTGTTTACCCTTACTACAGAAGTGTCTGCTGCGCTGCCTGCTCCCGTGCCCACAAAACATACCCCAACTCGTATCTAAAGAACCACATCCGCAGGTGA